A section of the Triticum dicoccoides isolate Atlit2015 ecotype Zavitan chromosome 7A, WEW_v2.0, whole genome shotgun sequence genome encodes:
- the LOC119333092 gene encoding uncharacterized protein LOC119333092 — protein sequence MCPRYQNVIQTYGMGCLLNFARTEVPLRLVKWLASRFDVPSSEFQFERKFIPMTKYDIHDILDLPVDGEPLVSDPESGRDFILSHFNVSSIPPVSFFASKLKSTEVELSDEDIFICFMIVALSSFLCPNSSLSPSPKYLHIFRDCSSVCNYDLSGYVYEWLLSSIKKFKNSTKVASKRSVTSGGCHYAFAVCYLDQLNFGLHSVPDVKPRILAWRGNKVKQFSELDRNNSRSYGKRPLKRLFAPVNPHKSIEKSSASKDGDVPLCSDMLFEMNVQKSFGARFGFEAAQVVINLVQSRNKDKPKLFVQWSQSLVIDVLECLSLSTLNAKSVPTPKVYSSEGHSLNKFSFGAKSVSIQSFIDERKCETVVEKSSPEVQQQIPNLNEASPFVSGVVSVGGFHNPVVLSSSSPAPKVCDEGVVNEANVEAAIPVAVLSSIKSPSHSIGPSSSFLLFKFLYSSFSFLFVSCLFFSSPVLVSSLFVGISPSTTRCAIPVVGSTMEPLGPLCVYLFFLV from the exons ATGTGTCCTAGGTATCAGAATGTCATCCAGACATACGGCATGGGCTGTCTCTTAAACTTTGCTAGGACCGAGGTTCCCCTTAGGCTAGTGAAGTGGCTTGCTAGTAGGTTTGATGTCCCTTCATCTGAATTCCAGTTCGAAAGGAAATTTATCCCAATGACCAAGTATGATATCCATGATATCCTTGACCTCCCAGTAGATGGTGAGCCACTTGTGTCTGATCCTGAGTCTGGACGTGATTTTATCCTGTCTCACTTCAATGTTTCTAGTATTCCTCCTGTCTCTTTCTTCGCCAGCAAGCTTAAATCCACCGAAGTCGAGTTGTCTGATGAAGACATTTTCATTTGCTTCATGATTGTTGCGTTGTCCTCATTCCTTTGTCCCAACTCTAGCCTCAGTCCTAGCCCAAAGTACCTGCATATTTTCAGGGATTGTTCTTCTGTGTGCAACTATGATCTGTCCGGATATGTTTATGAGTGGTTGTTGAGCAGCATCAAAAAGTTCAAGAATTCCACTAAAGTTGCTTCTAAAAGATCAGTGACGTCTGGTGGTTGTCACTATGCTTTTGCT GTTTGTTACCTTGACCAACTTAATTTCGGTCTCCATTCTGTCCCTGATGTCAAGCCCCGGATTCTAGCATGGAGAGGTAACAAAGTTAAGCAATTTTCAGAGCTTGACAGAAACAATAGCCGCTCTTATGGCAAGAGGCCTCTAAAGCGGTTGTTTGCTCCAGTTAATCCACAT AAGTCTATCGAGAAATCTTCAGCAAGCAAAGATGGTGATGTTCCCCTTTGCAGTGACATGCTTTTTGAAATGAATGTGCAGAAATCCTTCGGTGCTCGTTTTGGGTTTGAG GCCGCTCAAGTAGTCATAAACCTTGTTCAATCTAGGAACAAAGACAAGCCCAAGCTATTTGTACAATGGTCACAGTCCCTTGTAATTGACGTTCTAGAATGCTTATCACTCTCTACTCTAAATGCCAAATCTGTCCCGACACCTAAAGTTTATTCAAGTGAGGGTCATTCTCTCAACAAGTTCTCTTTTG GCGCCAAGTCTGTCTCTATTCAATCTTTCATTGATGAGAGGAAGTGTGAGACTGTTGTTGAGAAATCATCTCCTGAAGTCCAGCAGCAAATCCCCAATTTGAATGAAGCTTCTCCTTTTGTTTCTGGTGTTGTTAGTGTTGGGGGTTTTCACAACCCAGTAGTTTTATCTAGTTCATCTCCAGCTCCTAAAGTGTGTGATGAG gGCGTGGTAAATGAGGCAAATGTTGAAGCTGCAATTCCAGTGGCGGTTTTATCTTCTATAAAAAGTCCTTCTCATTCTATAGGTCCGAGCTCTTCTTTTCTCTTATTTAAATTCTTGTATTCTTCATTTTCCTTTTTATTTgtgtcttgtttatttttttcttCACCTGTGCTTGTATCTTCTCTTTTTGTAGGTATATCCCCTTCAACGACGCGGTGTGCAATTCCTGTTGTTGGTTCTACTATGGAGCCCTTAGGTCCTTTGTgtgtttatttatttttcttggtATAG